A stretch of Sulfurimonas autotrophica DSM 16294 DNA encodes these proteins:
- a CDS encoding FMN-binding glutamate synthase family protein: protein MEALVHFTHEIGEIHFPILMFLLKAFFILFIVASIVLFIYDRYIQRENQLLINYPLIGRIRYLFYALRDPMRQYFGDEKFYESFDKVKWVYDSAERKSAYASFSPGQPQHSARLGIKNANCVLNTQDVSDDFSVTFGENSLKPFKTRSILGRSAMSDGAISPEGTRAFTKGAYHGKFPINTGEGSLTSNFFYTHKYTRECKFFQTQEGTFFAKNVYKLVKIFINGAAAQKVYKHMVVTTPAPDSYLFDKTELVFYRVNWDAPVATFPSEVPDDMPDIIFQMGSGLYGVRDKEGNFCEERYQKTMRFCKMTEIKMAQGAKQTGGKLLASKVSEEIAYYRGVEAHKDLFSPNQFPFAHTVEELFDFIGRLKELSGKPVGVKIVISSQENFTQYADLMKERLETGSNAYPDFITIDGGDGGSGAAPLEMMLSVGMTITKALYIADSELKKAEVREKVKLIASEKVLTPDDAIVLFGLGADYVAIARAFMMSAGCIRARECSGAHGRACPVGLATQDKKKRASFLIEKKAINIASYHGQLLSGIRNLLAIMGINHISKLSKENLIFRDYSGKTYMNVEHYFEEALVD from the coding sequence ATGGAAGCCTTAGTCCATTTCACACATGAAATAGGGGAGATACACTTTCCTATATTGATGTTTTTACTTAAAGCATTTTTTATTCTTTTTATTGTTGCTTCCATTGTTTTATTTATATATGACAGGTATATTCAAAGAGAGAATCAGCTGCTGATCAATTATCCTCTAATCGGTCGTATACGTTATTTGTTCTATGCACTTCGCGATCCGATGCGTCAGTATTTCGGAGATGAAAAATTTTATGAGTCATTTGATAAAGTAAAATGGGTTTATGATTCGGCTGAGCGTAAATCGGCATATGCCTCTTTTTCTCCGGGACAGCCTCAGCATAGTGCGAGACTGGGTATAAAAAATGCCAACTGCGTTCTCAATACCCAAGATGTGAGCGATGATTTTTCTGTAACTTTTGGAGAAAATTCTCTCAAGCCTTTTAAAACGAGATCTATTCTCGGACGAAGTGCTATGAGTGACGGTGCTATCTCTCCTGAGGGAACACGTGCCTTTACCAAAGGGGCATATCACGGAAAGTTTCCTATAAATACAGGAGAAGGAAGTCTCACTTCAAACTTTTTTTATACGCATAAATATACAAGAGAGTGTAAATTTTTTCAAACACAGGAGGGAACATTTTTTGCAAAAAATGTTTATAAACTTGTAAAAATCTTCATCAACGGGGCAGCGGCACAAAAGGTATATAAACATATGGTTGTGACGACTCCTGCTCCCGACAGTTACCTCTTTGATAAAACTGAATTGGTCTTTTACCGAGTTAATTGGGATGCTCCTGTGGCAACTTTTCCTTCAGAGGTTCCTGATGACATGCCAGATATTATTTTTCAGATGGGAAGCGGCTTGTATGGTGTGCGTGACAAAGAAGGAAACTTTTGTGAAGAACGATACCAAAAAACGATGCGTTTTTGTAAAATGACGGAGATAAAAATGGCACAGGGTGCAAAGCAGACGGGTGGCAAGCTGCTTGCATCTAAGGTAAGTGAAGAAATCGCCTATTATCGAGGGGTAGAAGCTCATAAAGACTTGTTCTCTCCAAATCAGTTTCCTTTTGCCCATACCGTAGAAGAACTTTTTGATTTTATAGGCAGACTCAAAGAGTTGTCCGGGAAGCCCGTAGGTGTGAAAATCGTTATATCTTCACAAGAAAATTTTACTCAGTATGCAGATTTAATGAAAGAGCGTTTGGAGACAGGCTCAAATGCTTACCCTGATTTTATAACCATAGACGGCGGTGACGGCGGGAGCGGTGCTGCACCTTTGGAGATGATGTTGAGTGTCGGTATGACGATAACAAAAGCACTTTATATCGCAGACAGTGAGTTAAAAAAAGCCGAAGTACGTGAAAAAGTTAAACTTATTGCAAGTGAAAAAGTTTTAACACCTGATGATGCCATAGTACTTTTTGGCCTGGGAGCTGATTATGTAGCAATTGCAAGAGCATTTATGATGAGTGCAGGATGTATACGTGCACGAGAGTGCTCCGGTGCACATGGACGTGCCTGCCCGGTAGGTCTGGCAACACAGGACAAGAAAAAAAGAGCTTCATTTCTAATAGAGAAAAAAGCTATAAATATTGCATCTTATCATGGACAGTTACTCTCAGGTATACGCAATTTACTTGCTATTATGGGAATCAATCATATATCTAAACTTAGTAAAGAGAACCTTATTTTTAGAGATTACAGCGGAAAAACATATATGAATGTTGAACATTATTTTGAAGAAGCTTTAGTGGATTAG
- a CDS encoding GMC family oxidoreductase: MVDICIIGSGAGGSPIAYELANAGFSVVVLEKGENYTENDFNKDEIGVTRRDMFTPPLNEQKHIINEYKEDGTFERYDGEESSWNFWNGSLVGGSSNLMSGYFHRLKPNDFKLKSVYGKIKGANVVDWPISYEELEPYYDKVEKVVGVSGKIVQHKHLEPRSSADFFYPQLQTNGVTKWFDGACKELGYVPIPTPRAILSQNALGRNGCYYSNFCGSYGCASGAKGSGRAALLQKCDAKIITDAFVYKLESTNKKVTRAYYYTKYGIRHSVQAKIFVLAAQAIESSRLLLNSKNRYFPNGLANSSGEVGKNLIFSAGGSGSGRFVFEKLTLQQQKELMEVGVFFNRSLQDWYEYSEEDKKYKGGTVDFLFEHQNIISRVMREVYDEEGNLLWGAALKEKLHKRLMTSRVLTFEVFNDWLPTDKCFVSVDETVKDKYGVPVGVINLYGHPHDLAVGEYLAKKSVKVLQKLGCEEIDYSISAAPPPNLVAGGCRFGNDAKKSVLDKNCKAHDLENLYVADASFMPTGGSVPYTWTIYANSFRIADVIKKQLPKCHFLYNTQAGKPCL, translated from the coding sequence ATGGTTGATATATGTATAATCGGCAGTGGAGCAGGCGGCTCGCCTATAGCGTATGAGCTTGCAAATGCAGGATTCAGTGTTGTAGTTTTGGAAAAGGGCGAGAATTATACAGAAAATGATTTTAACAAAGATGAAATCGGCGTCACGCGACGTGATATGTTTACCCCGCCTTTGAATGAACAAAAACATATTATAAACGAGTATAAAGAGGACGGTACATTTGAGCGTTATGACGGTGAAGAATCAAGCTGGAATTTTTGGAACGGTTCACTTGTGGGCGGCTCGTCAAACCTGATGAGCGGATATTTTCACAGACTCAAGCCCAATGATTTTAAACTTAAAAGTGTCTATGGCAAAATAAAAGGCGCAAATGTGGTTGATTGGCCTATCAGCTATGAAGAGCTTGAACCATACTATGACAAGGTTGAAAAAGTTGTCGGGGTAAGCGGTAAAATTGTACAGCATAAGCATCTTGAACCTCGCTCAAGTGCAGATTTTTTTTACCCCCAGCTGCAGACAAACGGTGTTACAAAGTGGTTTGACGGGGCATGTAAAGAGTTGGGTTATGTGCCCATTCCTACGCCCCGCGCGATATTATCTCAAAATGCACTTGGACGGAACGGCTGTTACTATTCTAATTTTTGCGGCAGTTACGGTTGTGCAAGCGGTGCAAAAGGAAGCGGACGTGCAGCTCTGCTTCAAAAGTGTGATGCTAAAATCATTACAGATGCTTTTGTGTATAAACTTGAGAGTACAAATAAAAAGGTAACAAGAGCCTACTATTACACAAAATACGGTATCAGACACTCTGTACAGGCCAAAATTTTTGTACTTGCGGCGCAGGCTATTGAGAGTTCAAGACTGCTGCTTAATTCTAAAAACAGGTATTTTCCTAACGGTTTGGCAAATTCCAGCGGGGAAGTAGGCAAAAATTTAATATTTTCAGCAGGGGGCAGCGGCAGCGGACGATTTGTTTTTGAAAAATTGACACTGCAGCAACAAAAAGAGCTGATGGAGGTCGGTGTCTTTTTTAACCGTTCTTTGCAGGACTGGTATGAATATAGTGAAGAAGACAAAAAATACAAAGGAGGAACAGTAGACTTTTTATTCGAGCATCAAAATATCATTTCACGTGTGATGCGTGAGGTGTATGATGAGGAGGGGAACCTTTTGTGGGGCGCTGCACTCAAGGAAAAGCTCCATAAAAGATTGATGACTTCAAGAGTGCTTACCTTTGAAGTGTTTAACGACTGGCTTCCTACAGATAAATGTTTTGTAAGTGTTGATGAAACAGTAAAAGACAAATACGGTGTACCTGTGGGCGTGATTAATTTATACGGACATCCGCATGATTTGGCTGTAGGAGAATATTTGGCAAAAAAAAGCGTCAAAGTATTACAAAAACTCGGCTGTGAGGAGATTGATTATTCTATTTCTGCAGCACCGCCTCCTAATCTTGTTGCCGGTGGATGCAGATTTGGAAATGATGCAAAAAAATCGGTACTAGATAAAAACTGCAAGGCACATGATTTGGAGAATCTTTATGTCGCTGATGCCTCATTTATGCCCACAGGAGGAAGTGTTCCGTATACCTGGACGATTTATGCAAACTCTTTTCGTATTGCAGATGTTATAAAGAAACAACTACCGAAGTGCCATTTTTTATACAACACTCAGGCAGGAAAACCTTGCTTATGA
- a CDS encoding gluconate 2-dehydrogenase subunit 3 family protein, giving the protein MSALRSRRNFLKAGFLSSAVFLMDGCNLFGVTTPMQTLGLMHKDLFPHAQELGIKTTSYMQIVFNHFRISDADKTFLKNGVKWLNEESITQYKQEYAKLSSKQRQNILATVTKTEWGDSFVYNVMNYMFEAMLGDPIYGGNNHEAGWKWLQFQGGKPSPKQAYM; this is encoded by the coding sequence ATGTCGGCATTGCGATCAAGAAGAAATTTTTTAAAGGCAGGTTTTTTATCAAGTGCTGTTTTTTTAATGGACGGATGTAACCTTTTCGGTGTAACAACCCCAATGCAGACGCTTGGACTTATGCATAAAGATCTTTTTCCACATGCACAAGAACTCGGTATAAAGACCACTTCATATATGCAGATAGTTTTTAATCATTTTCGTATCAGTGATGCAGACAAAACTTTTTTAAAAAATGGCGTGAAATGGCTCAATGAAGAGAGTATTACGCAATATAAACAAGAGTATGCAAAGCTTTCTTCAAAACAGAGACAAAATATTCTGGCAACTGTTACCAAAACAGAATGGGGGGATAGCTTTGTATATAATGTGATGAACTATATGTTTGAAGCAATGCTCGGTGACCCGATATACGGCGGAAATAACCATGAAGCCGGCTGGAAATGGCTGCAGTTTCAAGGCGGGAAACCAAGCCCAAAACAAGCTTACATGTAA
- a CDS encoding FixH family protein: MKTLAKIFFTLLLGATLVQAAFSKDAKFRTTTVHITADKPLTTGSNTIIVTIKKNGKLITDAKVALKAFMPAMPGMPAMSSKANATNIGSGKYKATVNLAMSGTWQLHIFITPKKGKRSRVKTTLNF; the protein is encoded by the coding sequence ATGAAAACTCTAGCAAAGATTTTTTTTACACTGCTCTTAGGAGCAACACTTGTTCAGGCGGCATTTAGCAAAGATGCAAAATTTAGAACAACAACAGTTCATATTACTGCGGACAAACCGCTTACAACCGGTTCAAACACAATTATTGTAACTATCAAAAAAAACGGTAAACTTATAACTGATGCAAAAGTGGCACTCAAAGCATTTATGCCGGCAATGCCCGGCATGCCTGCAATGAGTTCAAAAGCAAATGCAACAAATATTGGCAGCGGAAAATATAAAGCAACAGTCAATCTTGCTATGAGCGGAACATGGCAGCTGCATATATTTATAACCCCTAAAAAAGGCAAAAGATCTCGTGTAAAAACAACACTCAACTTTTAA
- a CDS encoding MBL fold metallo-hydrolase RNA specificity domain-containing protein, which produces MAIVRSYGATKEVTGSCHVFEVGGVKIMIDCGMFQGLDEDKNEEAFYFEPASIDYLLVTHAHLDHVGRIPKLVKEGFKGKIYATSATMDLAQIILMDSAKIMNEDFQTRYRKALRKGREKKLSKPLYEPLDVEKTFQMMEWINPEYDKYYNLCEGVSFIYRNAGHILGSAFIELSYMEKSDSHTIVFSGDIGNDNGLVMPNLNKCDKTQSLYVETTYGDRDHQPIDATIKEFKDVIVKTLNSHGNVLIPSFAVERTQELLCILRDMYESGELPKCKVFLDSPMATKATAVYRTYVDELTNKCQKNVQQDGTVFNFESLIYTETPEASKGINDVQSRAIIIAGAGMCNGGRITHHFKHRIWDKRNAVVFVGFQAEGTLGREIVDGAKWINILGEDIIVKSSIHTINGFSAHADRDGIMEWISSMKDLKKVFFVHGELESQKSFKAMVKKELNLDGHIVAFKEKIVLD; this is translated from the coding sequence ATGGCAATAGTAAGATCTTACGGTGCAACGAAAGAGGTGACAGGTTCATGTCATGTGTTTGAAGTCGGCGGTGTAAAAATCATGATAGACTGTGGGATGTTTCAGGGGTTAGATGAAGATAAAAATGAAGAAGCATTTTATTTTGAGCCTGCAAGTATAGACTATCTTTTAGTAACACATGCCCACCTCGATCATGTCGGGCGCATTCCTAAGCTGGTAAAAGAAGGCTTTAAGGGGAAAATTTATGCAACTTCTGCCACAATGGATTTAGCGCAGATAATTTTAATGGACAGCGCAAAGATAATGAATGAAGATTTTCAAACACGTTACAGAAAAGCATTGCGTAAAGGGAGAGAAAAAAAACTCTCTAAGCCGCTTTATGAGCCCTTGGATGTTGAAAAAACTTTTCAAATGATGGAATGGATTAATCCGGAATATGATAAATATTATAATTTATGTGAAGGGGTCAGTTTTATCTATCGTAATGCCGGACATATTTTGGGCTCAGCTTTTATAGAACTTTCTTACATGGAAAAAAGTGATTCTCATACCATAGTATTTTCCGGAGATATTGGCAATGATAACGGCTTGGTAATGCCTAACTTGAATAAATGTGACAAAACACAGAGCCTCTATGTGGAAACAACGTATGGAGACAGAGATCATCAGCCGATTGACGCGACAATCAAAGAGTTTAAAGATGTTATTGTAAAAACTTTAAACAGCCATGGAAATGTGCTTATTCCATCTTTTGCAGTGGAGAGAACACAGGAATTACTATGCATTCTGCGAGACATGTATGAGAGCGGGGAATTACCTAAATGTAAAGTTTTTTTAGACTCTCCAATGGCAACAAAGGCAACGGCAGTGTATAGAACGTATGTTGATGAATTAACGAACAAATGCCAAAAAAACGTTCAACAAGATGGGACTGTTTTTAATTTTGAATCACTCATATATACTGAAACACCGGAAGCTTCAAAAGGAATAAACGACGTACAAAGCCGTGCTATTATCATAGCCGGAGCAGGAATGTGCAACGGTGGAAGAATTACGCATCACTTTAAACACAGAATTTGGGACAAACGTAATGCAGTGGTTTTTGTAGGATTTCAGGCTGAAGGTACTTTGGGACGTGAAATTGTTGATGGAGCGAAGTGGATAAATATTTTGGGTGAAGATATTATTGTAAAATCTTCTATTCATACCATCAACGGCTTTTCTGCTCATGCGGACAGAGATGGTATTATGGAATGGATTTCAAGTATGAAAGATTTAAAAAAAGTGTTTTTTGTGCATGGAGAATTGGAAAGTCAAAAATCATTTAAAGCGATGGTAAAAAAAGAGCTGAATTTAGATGGACATATTGTAGCCTTTAAAGAAAAAATAGTCCTTGATTAG
- a CDS encoding SHOCT domain-containing protein, whose amino-acid sequence MHEWGFGMSFGWIVPLLFIFALFYFINSNNKNDIESAQDILDRKYANGEIDEEEYKRKKEQLKH is encoded by the coding sequence ATGCATGAGTGGGGATTTGGTATGAGTTTTGGATGGATTGTTCCGCTACTTTTTATTTTTGCTCTTTTTTATTTTATCAACAGCAATAATAAAAATGACATAGAATCAGCACAAGATATTTTAGACCGAAAGTACGCAAACGGTGAAATAGATGAAGAAGAATACAAACGAAAAAAAGAGCAGCTTAAACATTGA
- a CDS encoding copper-transporting P-type ATPase, whose product MSEQNKDEENISYTCSMHPEIIRNEPGDCPICGMHLEPITTVEAKEKNEELDDMSRRFWVSTVLSIPLFTLTMINDLAPQYIPSSLSAQMIQWIEFFLTTPVVLWGGWPFYVKGYQSVKTWNLNMFTLISMGVGAAYIYSLVALFLPEIFPPLMHTKEGVVHVYFETAAIITALVLLGQVLELRARSKTNTAIKTLLNLAPKQAHRIIDDGGNEEDVNLELVHTGDKLRVKPGEKIPVDGVVVEGQSNIDESMITGEPVLVQKTAGENLIGATINKNGTLIMQATKVGSDTMLAQIVQMVAQAQRSRAPIQQLADTVSSYFVPAVVLSAVFAFIGWWAFGPEPQLTYAIVAAVSVLIIACPCALGLATPISIMVGTGRAALSGILVKDAKTLETMEKIDTLVVDKTGTLTLGKPKVTDFLTTEMYDIDELIKYAASLERASEHPLAQSVIEYAKESNISLINVENFEAVPGKGVIAQIDGKKIILGSEKLLKEQGISIEDAKENADAMRNDAKGIIFMAIDDNYCAIIAIEDPIKETSVEAVQTLNNEGITVVMLSGDNEFTANAVAKKLGIAKVYANVLPDGKADVIKELQGNGALVAMAGDGINDAPALAQANVGIAMGTGTDVAIESAGVTLIKGDLLGIVKVLKLSRATMKNIRQNLFFAFVYNSAGVPVAAGVLYPFFGIILSPIIAAAAMSFSSVSVITNALRLKNTKL is encoded by the coding sequence ATGAGTGAGCAAAACAAAGACGAAGAAAATATTTCTTATACTTGTTCTATGCACCCGGAAATTATTCGTAATGAACCGGGAGACTGTCCGATATGCGGTATGCATCTTGAGCCTATAACTACTGTAGAGGCAAAAGAAAAAAACGAAGAACTTGATGATATGAGCCGCCGTTTTTGGGTCAGTACCGTCTTGTCAATTCCTCTTTTTACATTAACGATGATTAATGATTTAGCACCCCAATATATTCCATCTTCACTATCAGCGCAAATGATACAGTGGATTGAATTCTTTCTGACAACCCCTGTTGTTCTTTGGGGCGGCTGGCCTTTTTATGTCAAAGGATATCAGTCTGTAAAAACCTGGAATTTAAATATGTTTACGCTGATTTCTATGGGTGTGGGAGCTGCATACATCTACAGTCTTGTTGCACTTTTTCTACCTGAAATTTTTCCACCCCTTATGCATACAAAGGAGGGTGTCGTACATGTCTATTTTGAAACGGCAGCCATCATTACCGCACTTGTTCTTTTAGGACAGGTCCTTGAACTACGTGCAAGGAGTAAAACAAATACAGCCATAAAAACTCTGCTTAATCTTGCACCCAAACAGGCACACAGAATTATAGATGACGGGGGCAATGAAGAAGATGTAAACCTCGAACTTGTCCATACCGGAGATAAGCTCAGAGTAAAACCGGGAGAGAAAATTCCTGTTGATGGAGTTGTTGTAGAAGGACAAAGTAATATTGACGAGTCTATGATAACAGGAGAGCCTGTTCTTGTACAAAAAACAGCAGGAGAGAATCTCATAGGTGCAACAATCAATAAAAATGGGACATTGATAATGCAGGCGACAAAAGTAGGTAGTGATACTATGCTTGCACAGATTGTTCAAATGGTAGCACAGGCCCAACGCTCCCGTGCACCTATTCAACAGCTGGCTGACACGGTATCTAGTTACTTTGTACCCGCAGTTGTTCTTTCTGCCGTTTTTGCTTTTATAGGCTGGTGGGCTTTTGGACCCGAACCTCAGCTCACTTACGCAATTGTAGCGGCAGTCTCTGTTTTAATTATAGCCTGCCCGTGTGCCTTGGGACTTGCTACACCGATTTCGATTATGGTGGGAACCGGTCGAGCAGCACTCTCAGGCATTTTGGTTAAAGATGCCAAAACGCTTGAAACTATGGAGAAAATAGACACATTGGTTGTAGACAAAACAGGAACCCTCACACTGGGGAAACCAAAAGTAACTGATTTTCTTACAACCGAAATGTATGACATAGATGAGCTTATAAAATATGCCGCTTCACTAGAGCGCGCAAGTGAACATCCGCTTGCACAATCTGTCATAGAGTACGCAAAAGAGTCAAATATTTCACTCATTAACGTAGAAAACTTTGAAGCTGTCCCGGGTAAAGGTGTTATCGCGCAAATTGACGGTAAAAAGATAATTTTAGGAAGTGAAAAACTTTTAAAAGAGCAAGGCATTTCTATTGAAGATGCGAAAGAAAATGCAGATGCAATGAGAAATGATGCCAAAGGTATTATTTTTATGGCAATAGATGATAATTACTGCGCGATTATTGCTATAGAAGACCCTATAAAAGAAACTTCAGTTGAAGCGGTACAGACATTAAATAATGAAGGCATAACCGTTGTAATGCTCAGCGGCGACAATGAATTTACAGCCAATGCCGTCGCCAAAAAACTTGGCATAGCAAAAGTTTATGCCAATGTTCTGCCTGACGGTAAAGCTGATGTTATAAAAGAGCTTCAAGGCAATGGAGCGCTTGTTGCAATGGCCGGTGACGGTATAAACGATGCCCCTGCACTGGCACAGGCAAATGTCGGAATTGCTATGGGAACAGGAACAGATGTGGCAATTGAGAGTGCAGGAGTAACTCTTATAAAAGGAGACCTGCTTGGCATCGTCAAGGTACTCAAACTCTCGCGCGCCACCATGAAAAATATCAGACAAAATCTCTTTTTTGCTTTTGTTTACAACAGTGCAGGAGTTCCGGTTGCCGCGGGCGTGCTTTATCCATTTTTTGGTATTATTCTCTCCCCTATTATTGCAGCAGCGGCAATGAGTTTCAGTTCCGTTTCTGTCATTACAAATGCTCTGCGTCTAAAAAATACGAAACTTTGA
- a CDS encoding DoxX family protein, which translates to MGIKKLYLEFSRLGEYLQSLSLLFARLLVAYGFYEPAMMKWNDIKSVAEWFGSMGIPFPTLNAYMAASTEITGVVLLTLGLFTRIISIPMIIIMIVAIVTVHLHNGFSAGDNGFEIPLYYMAFLLIFLSYGAGKFSLDRLIFGEKN; encoded by the coding sequence ATGGGTATCAAAAAATTATATCTTGAATTTTCACGTTTGGGTGAGTATTTGCAATCATTAAGTCTGCTTTTTGCAAGGTTATTGGTAGCATACGGTTTTTATGAACCTGCTATGATGAAGTGGAATGATATAAAGTCAGTTGCCGAATGGTTCGGTTCTATGGGCATCCCGTTTCCGACACTCAACGCTTACATGGCTGCCAGTACAGAAATAACAGGTGTAGTTTTACTGACCTTAGGACTTTTTACAAGGATTATTTCTATTCCTATGATTATAATTATGATAGTTGCCATAGTAACAGTGCATCTGCATAACGGTTTTTCTGCAGGAGACAACGGTTTTGAAATTCCACTCTATTATATGGCATTTTTATTGATATTTCTTTCTTACGGTGCCGGTAAATTTTCATTAGACAGACTTATCTTTGGAGAGAAAAATTAA